A window of Streptomyces sp. NBC_01142 genomic DNA:
GGAGTTGGTGTGCGCGGCGATGCTCGTCGGGATGAGCGAGTAGAGCGGCTCGGCAGTGGCGCCGTACACCTGACCGGCGATCTGGCCGCGGTCGACGACGGCCGCCATGGCCTGTCGGACCGCCTTGCTCTTCACCGACGGGTCGTTGGTGTTGAAGGCGAGGTAGCGGATCTCCAGGCCGGGCATCTCGGTGAGCTCGATGCCCTCCTTCGGGTTCTCGGAGAGATCCTTGATCTGCTCGGGCGACATCGCGCGGGTCATCATGTCGATGTCACCGGACTCGAGAGCCTTGCCCATGGACTCGGAGTCCGGGAACGACCGCAGCTCGATCCTGTCGTTGTGGACCTTGAGATCGCCCTTGTATTCGGGGTTCTTGCTGAAGACAACCTTGGAGATCTGGTTGTCCCGGGTCTCGGCCCTCATGGTGTACGGGCCGGAGCCGTCGATCTCAAAGCCCTCGCGGAGCTGCTTCGCGGCGTACTTCTTCTTGCTCACGATGCCGGCGGCGGGCGTCGAGAGCTTGTACGGGAAGGTCGCGTCGGGCGTGGAGAGGTGGAAGACCACCTCGTCGCCGTTGGCCTCGATGGTGTCGATGTTCGAGAGCAGGGCCGCCGTGCCGTTGTCGGCGTCGATGTCCAGCACGCGCTCGATGGAGAACTTGACGTCCTCGGCGGTCACGGGGGTGCCGTCGGCGAACTTCAGCCCGCTGCGCAGCTTGCAGCGGTAGCTCTCGCTCGCGTTGTCCGTGAACGTGCAGGACTGGGCCGCGTCGGGCACCGGCTCGCCGCCACCGCGCGGCGAGTGCATCAGCGTCTGCACGGTCTGGCGGAGGACGTTCCAGGCACCGGTGTCGTACGCATAGGCCGGGTCGAGGGGCGCGGGGGCGTCCTTGGTGGCGGTGAACTGGTCCGTGGTGCCCACGACAATGGCATCACCGCTGCCGGACCCGCCGTCCGTCGCGCCGCAGGCGACGAGCACGGGCGCGAGCAGACCGACCACGGCCG
This region includes:
- a CDS encoding ABC transporter substrate-binding protein produces the protein MNRKTLVLPAVVGLLAPVLVACGATDGGSGSGDAIVVGTTDQFTATKDAPAPLDPAYAYDTGAWNVLRQTVQTLMHSPRGGGEPVPDAAQSCTFTDNASESYRCKLRSGLKFADGTPVTAEDVKFSIERVLDIDADNGTAALLSNIDTIEANGDEVVFHLSTPDATFPYKLSTPAAGIVSKKKYAAKQLREGFEIDGSGPYTMRAETRDNQISKVVFSKNPEYKGDLKVHNDRIELRSFPDSESMGKALESGDIDMMTRAMSPEQIKDLSENPKEGIELTEMPGLEIRYLAFNTNDPSVKSKAVRQAMAAVVDRGQIAGQVYGATAEPLYSLIPTSIAAHTNSFYNKYGDPSPKKAAAILGDANITTPVKLKLHYTTDHYGEGTAKEFEALRDQLNATKLFDVSIEGAEWEKFRPAQKAGDYAVYGLGWFPDFPDPDNYIAPFLDKGNFLNSPYASDVARSLIPQSRRESDRTAASQAFTKMQEIVARDVPVLPLWQGKQYVAARSDVTGVEWALNSSSDLQLWELGRGTA